From a region of the Kwoniella mangroviensis CBS 8507 chromosome 1 map unlocalized Ctg01, whole genome shotgun sequence genome:
- a CDS encoding heat shock protein sks2: MSAEDVFEGAIGIDLGTTYSCVGVWANDRVEIIANDQGNRTTPSYVAFTEGERLIGDAAKNQSAMNPRNTVFDAKRLIGRRFDDADVKKDIKHWPFAVIDKDGSPFVEVDYLNERKSFSPQEISAMVLTKMKEIAEAKLGKTVTKAVVTVPAYFNDSQRLATKDAGTIAGLEVLRIINEPTAAAIAYGLDEKTKEERNVLIFDLGGGTFDVSLLSITGKVFSVKATAGDTHLGGEDFDNTLLEHFKAEFKRKTKLDISDDPRAIRRLRSACERAKRTLSSVTQTTVEVDSLFQGEDFSANITRARFEEINAAAFKSTIEPVEKVLRDSKIPAAKVDDIVLVGGSTRIPKIQSLVSDLFDGRQLNKSINPDEAVAYGAAVQAAVLTGQTSDKTADLLLLDVAPLSLGVAMQGDIFGVVLPRNTPIPSNKSRVFTTVEDNQTTVMFPVYEGERTQCKDNRLLGEFELSGIPPMPRGQAELVCTFEVDANGLLKVSAQDRASGRKAQITIQNSVGRLSSEEIQAMIKDAEQFKNADKDFSARHEAKSDLEAYLHTCEQSISAPELAAKIKRGARGAVEAEIAKALEVLEQEDATADQLKKAQLGVKRAMQKAMASAR; the protein is encoded by the exons ATGTCCGCTGAAGACGTTTTCGAGGGTGCCATCGGTATCG ATCTTGGTACCACCTACTCATGTGTTGGTGTCTGGGCCAACGACCGAGTTGAAATCATTGCCAACG ATCAAGGTAACAGAACCACTCCATCTTACGTTGCTTTCACTGAAGGTGAACGATTgatcggtgatg CCGCTAAGAACCAGTCTGCCATGAACCCCCGAAACACCGTCTTCGACGCTAAGCGATTGATTGGTCGACGATtcgatgatgctgatgttaAGAAGgacatcaag CACTGGCCTTTCGCCGTCATTGACAAGGACGGTTCTCCTTTCGTAGAAGTTGACTACCTCAACGAAAGAAAGAGCTTCTCCCCCCAAGAAATCTCCGCCATGGTCCTCaccaagatgaaggaaatcGCTGAAGCCAAGCTCGGTAAGACCGTCACCAAGGCCGTTGTTAC CGTCCCTGCCTACTTCAACGACTCTCAACGTCTCGCCACCAAAGATGCCGGTACCATCGCTGGTCTCGAAGTTCTCCGAATCATCAACGAACCTACCGCTGCCGCTATCGCTTACGGTCTTGACGAGAAGACCAAGGAGGAGCGAAacgtcctcatcttcgatttGGGAGGTGGTACTTTCGAtgtctcccttctttccatcaCCGGTAAGGTCTTCTCCGTAAAGGCCACCGCTGGTGACACCCActtgggtggtgaagattTCGACAACACCCTTCTCGAACACTTCAAGGCTGAGTTCAAGAGAAAGACCAAGCTCGATATCTCCGATGACCCTCGAGCCATCCGACGATTGAGATCCGCTTGTGAACGAGCTAAGCGAACTCTCTCTTCCGTCACCCAAACCACCGTCGAAGTCGACTCCCTCTTCCAAGGTGAGGACTTCTCCGCCAACATCACCCGAGCCAGATTCGAGGAGATCAACGCCGCCGCCTTCAAATCCACCATCGAACCCGTTGAGAAGGTACTCCGAGACTCCAAGATCCCTGCCGCCAAGGTTGACGACATCGTCCTTGTCGGTGGTTCTACCCGAATTCCTAAAATCCAATCTCTCGTCTCTGACCTCTTCGACGGTCGACAACTCAACAAATCCATCAACCCCGATGAAGCTGTTGCCTACGGTGCCGCTGTCCAAGCTGCCGTCCTTACCGGTCAGACCTCCGACAAAACCGCCGATCTCTTGTTACTCGATGTTGCTCCTCTTTCCTTGGGTGTTGCTATGCAAGGTGACATCTTCGGTGTTGTGCTTCCCCGAAACACCCCTATCCCCTCCAACAAATCCCGAGTCTTCACCACCGTCGAGGACAACCAGACCACCGTCATGTTCCCTGTCTACGAAGGTGAACGAACCCAATGTAAAGATAACAGACTTCTCGGTGAATTCGAACTTTCCGGTATCCCACCTATGCCAAGAGGTCAAGCCGAGTTGGTCTGTACCTTTGAAGTTGATGCCAACGGTCTTTTGAAAGTATCTGCTCAAGACAGAGCTTCCGGCCGAAAAGCTCAAATCACCATCCAGAACTCTGTTGGTCGACTCTCTTCCGAGGAGATCCAAGCTATGATCAAGGATGCTGAGCAATTCAAGAACGCCGACAAAGACTTCTCTGCTCGACACGAAGCCAAATCCGACCTCGAAGCTTACCTCCACACCTGTGAACAATCCATCTCCGCTCCTGAGCTCGCTGCCAAGATCAAGCGAGGAGCCAGAGGTGCCGTCGAGGCTGAGATCGCCAAGGCTCTCGAAGTTcttgaacaagaagatgcTACTGCCGATCAACTCAAGAAAGCTCAACTCGGTGTCAAGAGAGCTATGCAAAAAGCTATGGCCTCCGCTCGATAA